The Claveliimonas bilis genome window below encodes:
- a CDS encoding MATE family efflux transporter: MCNGSIMDKLISFSLPLMLTSILQLMFNAVDIIVVGRFDSSSALAAVGSTTSLIHIFTNLFVGISLGANVLAARHYAAGRDKEMSETVHTAITFALLSGIVMAFIGVCSAYPVLKLMGTPSDVIGQSARYMRIYFMGMPFFMLYNYGSAILRAVGDTKRPLLFLSLAGMANVVLDLLLVIVIPLGVAGVAVGTVASQCVSSILVVRCLCKTEGSYQLKFSMLRMKSVHLKQIFQVGIPAGIQSVVINFSNALLQSSVNSFGSIAMAGYAAANNILGFLYVAINAVTQACMSFTSQNYSVGKYKRMDRVLLNCMILSVGTAAVLGVGSYVFGGTLLKIYTTEGDVIRYGLEILSITTVPYFLCGIMDLIPGALRGMGHSAVPMILSVIGTVGTRIVWIYGMFPNHRSLYFLFISYPASWIITILMQAICFYFVRKKCIRHILQAA; this comes from the coding sequence ATGTGCAATGGTTCGATCATGGATAAACTGATTTCCTTCTCACTGCCGCTTATGCTGACCAGTATTCTTCAGCTTATGTTCAACGCAGTGGACATTATTGTCGTGGGAAGGTTTGACAGCAGCTCGGCCTTGGCTGCCGTGGGATCCACAACATCTCTGATCCATATTTTTACGAATCTGTTTGTTGGAATCTCTCTGGGCGCCAATGTACTGGCTGCCAGACATTATGCTGCGGGGCGGGATAAGGAAATGTCTGAGACGGTACATACAGCTATTACATTTGCTTTGCTCTCAGGAATCGTGATGGCATTCATCGGCGTGTGTTCTGCATATCCTGTGCTGAAACTGATGGGGACTCCATCGGACGTGATCGGGCAGTCTGCGCGCTATATGAGGATCTATTTTATGGGAATGCCGTTTTTCATGCTTTACAATTACGGATCAGCAATCCTGCGTGCGGTAGGTGATACAAAAAGACCTCTGCTCTTTCTAAGCCTGGCCGGAATGGCAAATGTAGTACTGGATCTTTTGCTGGTCATTGTCATACCGTTGGGGGTTGCGGGAGTAGCGGTGGGTACAGTGGCATCCCAGTGTGTTTCGTCCATCCTTGTAGTGCGGTGTCTGTGTAAAACGGAAGGAAGTTACCAGCTTAAATTCTCCATGCTCAGGATGAAAAGCGTTCATTTGAAACAGATTTTTCAGGTGGGGATTCCGGCGGGGATCCAGAGTGTGGTGATCAATTTTTCCAACGCTCTTCTGCAGTCGTCGGTTAATTCTTTTGGTTCCATCGCTATGGCCGGATATGCGGCGGCCAACAATATCCTTGGATTTTTATATGTGGCCATCAATGCAGTAACACAGGCGTGCATGAGCTTTACAAGCCAAAATTACAGCGTAGGGAAGTATAAGCGAATGGACAGAGTACTGCTAAACTGCATGATATTATCGGTGGGGACGGCGGCTGTTCTGGGAGTTGGCAGTTATGTGTTCGGAGGAACGCTTCTAAAGATATATACGACAGAAGGTGACGTAATACGCTACGGTCTGGAAATCCTGTCCATTACGACAGTGCCGTATTTCCTGTGCGGTATTATGGATCTGATACCGGGAGCGCTGCGGGGAATGGGACATTCGGCAGTACCCATGATCCTGTCGGTGATCGGAACGGTAGGAACAAGGATCGTGTGGATTTACGGAATGTTTCCAAACCACAGGTCGCTTTACTTTCTGTTTATCTCCTATCCGGCTTCCTGGATCATTACGATTCTTATGCAGGCGATATGTTTCTATTTTGTGAGGAAAAAATGTATACGGCATATCCTGCAGGCAGCCTAG
- a CDS encoding restriction endonuclease subunit S, producing the protein MTIKIFLFINFVIILAYTGFTEDWEQRKVSDLLQERNEQAPMSEEYPLMAFIANQGVAPKGERYDRSALVNDEKGKKYKKTEFGDFIYSSNNLETGSIGLNKYGNASISPVYSIFKPIGIDDLDFLGRRFLRKDFINEMVRWRQGVVYGQWKIHESDFFKKKITVPTITEQKKIGGYLDKLDQLITLHQRKLL; encoded by the coding sequence ATGACCATAAAAATATTTTTATTCATAAACTTTGTAATTATATTAGCTTATACTGGATTTACGGAAGATTGGGAACAGCGTAAGGTATCTGATTTACTTCAAGAACGTAATGAACAAGCACCAATGAGTGAAGAATATCCATTGATGGCATTTATTGCTAATCAGGGTGTTGCCCCAAAAGGAGAACGCTATGATCGTAGTGCCTTAGTAAATGACGAAAAAGGAAAGAAATATAAAAAAACAGAATTTGGTGATTTTATTTATAGTTCAAATAACTTAGAAACAGGTTCAATTGGATTGAATAAGTACGGAAATGCTAGTATTTCTCCTGTTTACAGTATCTTTAAACCAATTGGTATAGATGATTTAGACTTTCTTGGAAGAAGATTTTTAAGAAAAGATTTTATTAATGAAATGGTTAGATGGAGACAAGGAGTTGTTTATGGACAGTGGAAAATTCACGAATCTGATTTTTTTAAAAAAAAAATTACTGTTCCTACAATAACAGAACAAAAGAAAATAGGAGGTTATCTGGATAAACTTGATCAACTTATCACCCTTCATCAGCGTAAGCTACTATAG
- a CDS encoding site-specific integrase: MVYKKDAVRKVTLNKYFMTYQWIIKLAPKLKLFELNRITYQQLLNDYATCHERQTTMDFHHQLKGAILDAVDEGLINRDPTRKAIIKGKTPTEKKLKYLNQFELHTLLSSLSLTPEINWDWFILLLAKTGMRFSEALALTPKDFDFIHQSLSVNKTWDYKEGTGFLPTKNKSSIRKIQIDWQTVVQYSTLVKNLPEDEPIFVKGRVYNSTVNGILSRHCKQVNIPEITVHGLRHRHASLLLFAGVSIASVAQRLGHSSITTTQKTYLHIIHELENKDVDLVMRSLSSLN; the protein is encoded by the coding sequence ATGGTTTATAAAAAGGATGCCGTCAGAAAAGTAACTCTAAATAAATATTTCATGACATATCAATGGATAATAAAATTAGCTCCTAAACTAAAACTATTTGAATTGAATCGCATCACATATCAACAATTGCTAAATGATTATGCTACTTGTCACGAACGCCAAACTACTATGGATTTTCACCATCAGTTAAAAGGAGCCATACTAGATGCTGTAGATGAAGGTTTAATCAACCGCGATCCAACACGCAAAGCAATTATAAAAGGGAAAACTCCAACAGAAAAAAAGCTGAAATATCTTAATCAGTTTGAGCTTCATACACTACTAAGTTCCCTATCACTAACTCCTGAAATAAACTGGGATTGGTTTATACTACTTCTTGCAAAGACTGGAATGCGGTTTTCCGAAGCACTCGCTTTGACCCCAAAAGATTTTGATTTTATTCATCAGTCTCTTTCTGTAAACAAAACATGGGATTATAAAGAAGGTACCGGCTTTTTGCCCACAAAAAATAAGTCTTCTATTCGCAAAATTCAAATAGACTGGCAAACAGTAGTTCAATATTCAACTCTGGTGAAAAACTTACCGGAGGATGAACCAATATTTGTAAAAGGCAGAGTATACAATTCCACAGTGAATGGAATATTGTCACGTCACTGCAAACAGGTAAATATTCCTGAAATAACGGTTCATGGACTTCGACATAGGCACGCTTCCCTTCTCCTATTCGCAGGAGTATCGATTGCAAGTGTAGCACAGCGTTTGGGGCATTCTAGCATTACAACAACTCAAAAAACTTACTTACATATTATTCATGAACTAGAAAATAAAGATGTAGATTTAGTCATGCGATCTTTGTCTAGTCTAAATTAA
- a CDS encoding restriction endonuclease subunit S, with amino-acid sequence MVLIERGGSPRPIDDYITDAPNGLNWVKIGDAPEQGRYITKTVEKIKPEGLSKTRQVQPGDLILSNSMSFGKPYIMGINGCIHDGWLLIRDTQSRFDLKFLCHMLGTEQMLNQYRMFAAGSTVNNLNKELVGNTTVSLPSIEEQRVIGDYLENIDHLITLHQRKLFE; translated from the coding sequence TTGGTACTAATTGAGCGTGGTGGATCGCCCAGGCCGATAGATGATTACATCACCGACGCACCTAACGGCCTGAATTGGGTGAAGATTGGAGATGCTCCAGAGCAAGGCAGATACATCACCAAAACCGTCGAAAAAATAAAACCGGAAGGCCTTTCAAAAACGAGGCAAGTGCAGCCTGGTGATTTGATTCTTTCCAACTCAATGAGTTTCGGAAAACCATATATTATGGGGATAAATGGATGTATTCATGACGGTTGGCTCCTCATCCGAGATACTCAGAGCAGGTTTGATTTGAAGTTCCTGTGTCACATGCTTGGAACGGAACAAATGCTTAACCAGTATAGGATGTTTGCCGCAGGTAGCACGGTTAATAATCTTAACAAAGAGCTTGTAGGAAACACAACGGTATCCCTTCCATCCATTGAGGAACAGAGAGTTATTGGAGATTATTTGGAAAACATCGACCACCTTATCACCCTTCATCAGCGTAAGCTATTTGAATAA
- a CDS encoding type I restriction-modification system subunit M, producing the protein MSNNNVNTIASQLWAMANELRGNMDAGEFKNYILAFMFYRYLSEHQEKYLVDNGVIDIREDQTINEAYSEQASGEELPEYLRDISATLGYAIEPEDTWASLNYKIDESMVIPSDYQTIFDHFNKNAELNSDASRDFRGVFNDINLGDSRLGNSTTARAKSLNNIVKLVDRIEYKSEDGKDILGEIYEYLIGQFAASAGKKGGEFYTPHQVSKILAKIVTANIEKLDDTFMVYDPAMGSGSLLLTVRDELPEGGRTGAIKFFGQELNTTTYNLARMNLMMHNVSFNNMDLNNADTLEVDWPDGPDEKGVDHPRSFDAVVANPPYSAKWDNRESKLKDPRFVEYGKLAPASKADYAFVLHSLYHLNHEGTMAIVLPHGVLFRGAAEGKIRQTIIEKNYLDTVIGLPPNLFYGTGIPTTILVFKKNRTTKDILFIDASQEFEKGKNQNNLSDENVEKIIKVYKERKDIDKYAHLASYEEIKDNDFNLNIPRYVDTFEEEPPVDILAVCKELEKDNAEIEKLEKEIKEQLEILGVEL; encoded by the coding sequence ATGTCTAATAATAATGTAAATACAATAGCAAGCCAATTATGGGCTATGGCGAATGAACTTCGTGGAAACATGGATGCAGGGGAGTTTAAAAATTATATTTTAGCATTTATGTTTTACCGTTATTTGTCAGAGCATCAGGAAAAATATCTGGTTGATAATGGTGTCATTGATATCAGGGAAGATCAAACGATTAATGAAGCATATAGTGAGCAGGCGTCGGGAGAAGAACTTCCAGAATATCTCCGGGATATTTCTGCAACATTAGGATATGCAATTGAACCGGAAGATACATGGGCTTCTTTAAATTATAAAATAGATGAATCCATGGTAATTCCCAGTGATTATCAAACAATTTTCGATCATTTCAATAAAAATGCGGAGTTAAATTCTGATGCGTCACGAGATTTTCGGGGAGTATTTAATGACATTAACCTGGGTGATTCCAGGCTTGGAAATTCTACAACTGCACGTGCAAAGTCTTTGAATAACATTGTAAAACTTGTAGATAGAATTGAATATAAGAGTGAGGATGGCAAGGATATTCTCGGAGAAATTTATGAATATTTGATAGGACAATTTGCAGCTAGTGCGGGAAAAAAAGGAGGAGAGTTTTATACACCTCACCAGGTAAGCAAGATTTTAGCTAAAATAGTAACAGCTAATATTGAAAAGCTGGATGATACTTTTATGGTATACGACCCTGCTATGGGGTCAGGGTCTTTGCTTTTAACAGTGCGTGATGAACTTCCGGAAGGAGGCAGAACAGGAGCAATTAAATTTTTCGGTCAGGAGTTAAATACAACAACCTATAACCTTGCTCGAATGAATCTGATGATGCATAATGTTTCGTTTAATAATATGGACTTAAATAATGCAGATACGTTAGAGGTTGACTGGCCTGATGGACCAGATGAAAAGGGGGTAGATCACCCTCGCAGTTTTGATGCTGTTGTAGCGAATCCGCCATATTCCGCAAAGTGGGATAACAGAGAGTCGAAATTAAAGGATCCCCGTTTTGTGGAATATGGAAAGCTTGCACCTGCCTCTAAAGCAGATTATGCATTTGTACTGCATAGTCTTTATCATTTGAATCATGAAGGGACGATGGCAATTGTGCTTCCCCATGGTGTTCTGTTTAGAGGGGCAGCAGAAGGGAAAATACGGCAGACAATTATAGAAAAGAATTACCTGGATACAGTGATTGGCTTGCCACCTAATTTGTTCTATGGTACAGGTATTCCGACAACAATTTTGGTATTTAAGAAAAACCGTACAACGAAAGATATATTGTTTATAGATGCCAGTCAAGAATTTGAAAAAGGGAAAAATCAAAATAATTTAAGTGATGAGAATGTAGAAAAAATTATTAAAGTCTATAAGGAAAGAAAAGACATTGATAAATATGCACATCTTGCTTCATATGAAGAGATTAAAGACAATGATTTTAACTTGAATATACCAAGATATGTAGATACTTTTGAGGAAGAACCTCCGGTAGATATATTGGCAGTGTGCAAAGAGTTGGAAAAGGATAATGCAGAAATAGAGAAGCTTGAAAAAGAGATAAAAGAGCAGCTCGAAATTTTAGGCGTGGAATTATAA
- the fic gene encoding protein adenylyltransferase Fic has protein sequence MALKNKLGISDSSELAREEERISKKKAMELFEKGLLDQFEVGTFAGLAEIHKYLFDEVYDFAGKVRDENIAKGNFRFAPVMYLAAALEHIDKMPQTTFDEIIEKYVEMNVAHPFREGNGRSTRIWLDAILKKEIQQVIDWSKVDKEDYLLAMERSPIKDVEIKVLLKEALTDAVNDRSVYMKGIDASYYYEGYNTFKTEELQ, from the coding sequence ATGGCGTTAAAAAATAAATTAGGAATCAGCGATTCGTCGGAACTTGCGCGGGAAGAAGAAAGAATAAGCAAGAAAAAGGCCATGGAATTATTTGAAAAAGGCTTATTGGATCAATTTGAGGTTGGTACTTTTGCGGGTCTGGCTGAAATTCATAAATACTTATTTGATGAAGTATATGATTTTGCAGGGAAAGTAAGGGACGAGAATATTGCTAAAGGAAATTTTCGTTTTGCACCGGTTATGTATCTGGCGGCAGCCTTGGAACATATAGATAAAATGCCTCAAACAACATTTGATGAGATTATAGAGAAATATGTTGAAATGAATGTAGCTCATCCCTTTCGAGAGGGAAACGGGAGGAGTACAAGAATTTGGCTTGACGCAATTTTGAAAAAAGAAATACAGCAAGTGATTGACTGGAGCAAAGTAGATAAAGAAGATTATTTGCTTGCGATGGAGAGAAGTCCGATTAAAGATGTGGAGATCAAAGTTTTGTTAAAAGAGGCATTAACGGATGCGGTGAATGACAGAAGTGTCTATATGAAAGGGATTGACGCGAGTTATTATTATGAAGGTTATAATACATTCAAAACGGAAGAGCTTCAATAA
- a CDS encoding restriction endonuclease subunit S has translation MSKSDENKRRVPKLRFPGFTEDWEQRKLGELGTVQTCKRIFKEQTSEHGDIPFFKNGTIGLEPDSYISREVYEEFRRLYPYPEVGDTLISVVGSIGRTAEYKGKDEYFQDSNVVWLKTDGSINKKFLKISYQVIKWLIEGSTVKHLYNDNILRSEIVMPLSQKEQAKIAAYFDKLDHLITLHQRKCDRLKELKKGLLQKMFPKNGEKIPELRFPGFTEDWEQRKFSDLVLIERGGSPRPIDDYITDAPNGLNWVKIGDAPEQGRYITKTVEKIKPEGLSKTRQVQPGDLILSNSMSFGKPYIMGINGCIHDGWLLIRDTQSRFDLKFLCHMLGTEQMLNQYRMFAAGSTVNNLNKELVGNTTVSLPSIEEQRVIGDYLENIDHLITLHQRKLDHLKELKKGLLQQMFV, from the coding sequence ATGAGTAAAAGTGATGAAAATAAAAGAAGAGTGCCAAAGTTAAGATTTCCAGGATTTACGGAAGATTGGGAACAGCGTAAGTTGGGGGAACTCGGTACGGTTCAGACTTGCAAACGTATTTTTAAAGAACAAACATCGGAACATGGAGACATTCCTTTTTTTAAGAATGGAACTATTGGTTTAGAACCTGACTCATATATTTCAAGAGAAGTGTACGAAGAATTTCGCAGACTATATCCGTATCCAGAAGTAGGAGATACTTTGATTTCAGTAGTTGGAAGTATCGGAAGAACTGCTGAATATAAAGGGAAAGATGAGTATTTTCAAGATTCAAACGTTGTATGGCTCAAGACAGATGGGAGTATTAACAAAAAGTTCCTTAAGATATCTTATCAAGTAATAAAGTGGTTGATAGAGGGGTCTACAGTCAAGCATTTATACAATGACAACATATTGCGAAGTGAGATAGTTATGCCACTTTCGCAGAAAGAACAGGCAAAAATAGCAGCATATTTTGATAAACTCGACCACCTTATCACCCTTCATCAGCGTAAGTGTGATCGTTTAAAAGAGCTGAAAAAAGGATTACTGCAAAAAATGTTTCCTAAAAATGGAGAAAAAATTCCGGAATTAAGATTTCCAGGATTTACGGAAGATTGGGAACAGCGTAAGTTCTCAGATTTGGTACTAATTGAGCGTGGTGGATCGCCCAGGCCGATAGATGATTACATCACCGACGCACCTAACGGCCTGAATTGGGTGAAGATTGGAGATGCTCCAGAGCAAGGCAGATACATCACCAAAACCGTCGAAAAAATAAAACCGGAAGGCCTTTCAAAAACGAGGCAAGTGCAGCCTGGTGATTTGATTCTTTCCAACTCAATGAGTTTCGGAAAACCATATATTATGGGGATAAATGGATGTATTCATGACGGTTGGCTCCTCATCCGAGATACTCAGAGCAGGTTTGATTTGAAGTTCCTGTGTCACATGCTTGGAACGGAACAAATGCTTAACCAGTATAGGATGTTTGCCGCAGGTAGCACGGTTAATAATCTTAACAAAGAGCTTGTAGGAAACACAACGGTATCCCTTCCATCCATTGAGGAACAGAGAGTTATTGGAGATTATTTGGAAAACATCGACCACCTTATCACCCTTCATCAGCGTAAGTTAGATCATCTGAAAGAGTTGAAAAAAGGTCTGCTTCAGCAAATGTTTGTATAG
- a CDS encoding type I restriction endonuclease subunit R → MRELVFENELIRYLSGESIGDKSNNKIRETGSYIVKTKKWKYEPHIKTTEALWKNFKEILEQHNQATLDYPLSVVEFNQVKKIISDLHTPYEAGQFLYGLNGVSQIEIDLDDGRHVFLTVFDQKQIGAGDTIYQVVNQIHRQPVIAGKQERIFDTTLLINGLPIIQIEEKSDTHDVNEALNQMRQYIDENQYGNIYSTLQILVAMTPNNVKYMANTTIEKFNKDFAFHWQRRKDNSIVRDWREFADCMLSIPMAHQMAVNYMILDGTKNKETLKVMRPYQVYATQKVIEGIKHMDFEAGDKKVGYIWHTTGSGKTITSFKTAWLASRLPNVDKVVFVVDRIALTRQTNEKYQAYDPDGYAGESFATGGVEDTKNTTDLSRKLRSKDNKIIVTSVQKLGTLVKRKSFKSPDKNIVFIVDEAHRSTAGDNFAAIQKAFKRSAWVGYTGTPMFDETTTGLRTEDIFGKLLHAYTIREAIADKNVLGFKVDFETTIDEEKMRTEYLPEFYKARFPKWTKEQIEEKIKHLTVEDIDDTIEPSFYDENEEHVKLVVEDIFKNWKNRSGDGKYNAMFTTHVGGGRASTPMAMMYYREFQRVNQKNEKEGKPTLKVAVTFSLNTSNNDSQLETNRGLSEAIDQYNKEFDTEFEMKDISAYTEDVRSRLDRTAIDGKYLDLVIVVDQLLTGFDAPELNTLYVDRVLRGANLIQAYSRTNRISDREAKPWGRIVNYRWPAQNEKLMNEALSVYANRDSAKLSDEERKDFNEKSGIIAKPFQSVFNEVKGIVGELKEMTDQFQKIPDSEKKQEKMLDLMRQYNAGMIKLKQYDPEIINGEKIGFDYEEPDDLLRALGMEPEEEVMLTTVLSNELKQSIAKEKKIPVVQIELKMTHVKDIKVDYDYLTELVEKLLNQVHEKDRDGAGETKEKIRQFANGLEDRHYAGQIMNAVLAIINGLYPNDPDFKYPVHLKNGSVEIIQEANKVSLERRFQDFRIKWGIIDVVSSEEMREMFERHRFGQRDLDDTGRIQDIIAKGSRDYAMLAHDEEVQSMVRIKYRNSLRDAIYALADELADH, encoded by the coding sequence ATGAGAGAACTTGTATTTGAAAATGAATTAATCCGTTATCTTTCGGGAGAAAGTATAGGGGATAAATCAAATAACAAAATTCGTGAAACGGGCAGCTATATTGTAAAAACGAAAAAGTGGAAATATGAACCACACATCAAAACGACAGAAGCTTTGTGGAAAAATTTTAAAGAAATATTAGAACAGCATAACCAGGCTACTCTGGATTACCCCTTGAGTGTGGTAGAATTTAATCAGGTAAAAAAGATTATTTCAGATCTTCATACGCCATATGAGGCAGGACAATTCTTATATGGCCTAAATGGAGTTTCGCAGATTGAGATAGATTTGGACGATGGCCGCCATGTCTTTCTCACTGTATTTGATCAGAAGCAAATTGGGGCAGGGGATACGATTTATCAGGTGGTGAATCAAATTCATCGTCAGCCGGTTATCGCAGGAAAGCAAGAAAGGATATTTGATACCACTCTTCTGATTAATGGTCTTCCAATCATACAGATTGAAGAAAAATCCGATACTCATGATGTCAATGAAGCGCTCAATCAAATGCGCCAGTACATAGACGAGAATCAGTATGGGAATATCTATTCCACGTTGCAAATTTTAGTTGCAATGACGCCAAATAATGTAAAGTATATGGCAAATACTACAATAGAAAAGTTTAACAAAGATTTTGCTTTTCATTGGCAGAGAAGAAAAGACAACTCCATTGTGCGTGATTGGAGAGAATTTGCAGATTGTATGCTCAGTATTCCTATGGCACATCAAATGGCAGTAAATTATATGATTCTGGATGGAACGAAAAACAAGGAAACATTAAAAGTAATGCGTCCTTATCAAGTCTATGCAACACAGAAAGTAATAGAAGGAATCAAACATATGGACTTTGAGGCCGGTGATAAAAAAGTGGGATACATCTGGCATACAACAGGGTCGGGAAAAACGATTACCAGTTTTAAAACGGCATGGCTGGCAAGCAGATTACCAAATGTAGACAAAGTTGTGTTCGTCGTGGACAGGATTGCGCTTACAAGACAGACAAATGAGAAATATCAGGCTTATGATCCGGATGGGTATGCAGGAGAAAGCTTTGCAACAGGAGGGGTAGAGGATACAAAAAACACGACCGATTTAAGCAGGAAATTAAGAAGTAAAGATAATAAGATTATAGTGACATCCGTGCAAAAACTAGGGACACTGGTAAAAAGGAAAAGTTTTAAATCCCCGGATAAGAATATTGTGTTTATTGTAGACGAAGCGCACAGAAGTACGGCGGGAGATAATTTTGCCGCAATACAGAAAGCATTTAAACGCTCGGCGTGGGTGGGTTATACAGGAACGCCAATGTTTGATGAAACGACAACAGGACTTAGGACGGAAGATATATTTGGAAAACTTCTTCATGCTTATACAATTCGTGAGGCCATTGCGGACAAAAATGTACTTGGATTTAAGGTGGATTTTGAAACTACAATTGATGAAGAAAAAATGAGAACAGAATATCTCCCAGAGTTTTATAAAGCGCGCTTCCCGAAATGGACCAAGGAACAGATTGAAGAAAAAATAAAACATTTAACAGTAGAAGATATCGATGACACGATAGAGCCAAGCTTTTATGATGAGAATGAAGAACATGTAAAATTAGTAGTGGAAGATATTTTTAAGAACTGGAAAAATCGTTCCGGAGATGGAAAATATAATGCAATGTTTACTACGCATGTGGGAGGAGGACGAGCCAGTACCCCCATGGCTATGATGTATTACAGAGAATTTCAGCGGGTGAATCAAAAGAATGAAAAAGAAGGAAAACCGACTTTAAAAGTAGCGGTTACGTTTAGTTTGAATACATCAAATAATGATAGCCAGCTTGAAACGAATCGAGGACTGTCTGAGGCAATAGATCAGTATAATAAGGAATTTGATACAGAGTTTGAAATGAAGGATATATCTGCTTATACAGAAGATGTGAGGAGTAGGTTGGATCGTACGGCCATTGACGGAAAGTATCTGGATCTGGTAATTGTAGTCGATCAGCTTCTGACAGGCTTTGATGCTCCGGAACTGAATACGCTCTATGTGGACAGAGTGCTGCGAGGGGCGAATCTTATTCAGGCATATTCCAGAACAAACCGGATTTCAGATCGGGAGGCAAAACCATGGGGAAGGATTGTTAATTATCGCTGGCCGGCTCAGAACGAAAAGTTGATGAATGAAGCTCTTTCTGTATATGCCAACAGAGATTCAGCAAAACTGTCGGATGAAGAACGAAAAGATTTCAATGAAAAATCGGGTATTATAGCAAAGCCGTTTCAATCCGTTTTTAATGAAGTTAAAGGAATTGTGGGGGAATTGAAAGAAATGACAGATCAATTCCAAAAGATTCCAGATAGTGAAAAAAAGCAGGAAAAGATGTTGGATCTCATGCGCCAATATAACGCCGGGATGATAAAACTGAAACAGTATGACCCGGAAATCATAAATGGAGAAAAAATAGGGTTTGATTATGAGGAACCGGATGATCTGCTTCGGGCGTTGGGAATGGAGCCGGAAGAAGAGGTTATGCTGACAACGGTTCTTAGTAATGAATTGAAACAGAGCATTGCAAAAGAAAAGAAAATACCAGTTGTTCAGATTGAACTGAAAATGACTCATGTAAAAGATATCAAGGTAGATTATGATTACCTGACAGAACTTGTAGAAAAGCTCTTAAATCAGGTACATGAAAAAGACAGAGATGGAGCTGGTGAAACAAAAGAGAAGATACGTCAGTTTGCCAATGGTTTGGAAGACAGGCATTACGCAGGACAGATCATGAATGCAGTACTGGCAATTATTAATGGACTTTATCCAAATGATCCTGATTTTAAATATCCGGTACATCTGAAAAACGGAAGCGTTGAAATCATACAGGAGGCAAATAAGGTAAGTCTGGAACGGCGTTTCCAGGATTTCCGGATCAAGTGGGGAATTATTGATGTTGTTTCAAGTGAAGAAATGCGAGAGATGTTTGAAAGACATAGATTCGGACAGAGAGATTTAGATGATACAGGCCGTATCCAGGATATTATAGCTAAAGGCAGCCGTGACTATGCAATGCTGGCCCATGATGAAGAAGTACAGTCAATGGTGAGGATTAAGTATCGAAACAGCCTTAGGGATGCAATTTATGCGTTGGCGGACGAACTGGCAGATCATTAA
- a CDS encoding restriction endonuclease subunit S: MYELKKYVRFMSGSPQFRIVELSRGQAKEYEMYSQKDLMEDLTGIEDNCETSKKIYTNDIVSTLDAGDTVFSLISGYACVVGEAHKGFLYTQNYIKICPNENLDPSFLVYLLNQDRKVRKQLRSGLQGSSVLKYTLKQLKEIRFPSLPLLEIQRGIGEVYLKQTRVEALKKRKAEEEKLLIFSRLEEIYERTCI, encoded by the coding sequence ATGTATGAATTGAAAAAATATGTCAGATTTATGAGTGGATCACCTCAATTTAGAATAGTAGAGCTCTCGAGGGGACAGGCCAAAGAATATGAGATGTACAGTCAAAAGGATCTTATGGAAGATCTGACTGGAATAGAAGATAATTGTGAAACGAGCAAGAAAATCTATACGAATGATATAGTGTCTACCCTGGATGCGGGCGATACAGTGTTTAGTTTAATATCAGGTTATGCCTGTGTCGTGGGAGAAGCTCATAAGGGATTTTTGTATACTCAAAACTATATCAAAATCTGTCCAAATGAAAATCTGGATCCGTCATTTTTGGTCTATCTTTTGAATCAGGACAGAAAAGTAAGGAAACAGCTTAGGTCGGGCTTGCAAGGCTCTTCTGTTTTAAAATATACATTGAAACAATTAAAAGAAATAAGGTTTCCATCGCTGCCGCTATTGGAAATACAGCGAGGAATAGGAGAAGTTTATCTGAAGCAGACGAGGGTGGAGGCTTTGAAAAAGAGAAAGGCAGAAGAAGAAAAGTTGCTTATATTCAGTAGATTGGAGGAAATATATGAGAGAACTTGTATTTGA